A genome region from Micromonospora peucetia includes the following:
- a CDS encoding RNB domain-containing ribonuclease, whose product MVIRRVIAPRIDFGALRRELGLPEGFPVAAQREADAAAATPPRPAADRTDVPFVTVDPAGSRDLDQAMHLARRAGGGYRVSYAIADVATHVRPGGALEEETWRRGQTVYLPDGTVPLHPEALSEGAASLLPDVDRAAVVWTVDLDADGGTVGVTLERALVRSRAKLEYVGVQAAADAGRLPEPIALLPEIGALLTARGLRRGAINLPLPEQDVEADGDGWRLVLRGPVPMEEHNAQISLLTGMAAADIMLAGEIGLLRTMPAPKPEAVARLRAAAAPLGVHWPDGAGPGEVIAGLDPAQPRSAAFVDQAAELMRGAAYTAFDGALPEQREHGGVAAAYAHVTAPLRRLADRYATEVCLALHEGRAVPDWARAALPRLPDVMASTDRAASAATRGAIELAEAVLLQHRVGETFDAAVLDVDTAPDGRSRPGRRPGGTVALDDPPVRARCLGELPLGERIRVRLVTADPVARAVAFERA is encoded by the coding sequence GTGGTGATCCGACGCGTAATCGCACCCCGCATCGACTTCGGCGCGCTGCGTCGCGAGCTGGGACTGCCCGAGGGGTTCCCGGTCGCGGCGCAGCGCGAGGCCGACGCCGCGGCGGCCACGCCGCCCCGGCCCGCCGCCGACCGCACCGACGTCCCGTTCGTCACCGTCGACCCCGCCGGCTCGCGTGACCTCGACCAGGCGATGCACCTCGCCCGCCGCGCCGGCGGCGGCTACCGGGTGTCGTACGCGATTGCCGACGTCGCCACGCACGTCCGCCCCGGCGGTGCGCTGGAGGAGGAGACCTGGCGGCGCGGGCAGACCGTCTACCTGCCCGACGGCACCGTGCCGTTGCACCCCGAGGCTCTCAGCGAGGGCGCGGCGAGCCTCCTGCCGGACGTCGACCGGGCCGCCGTGGTGTGGACCGTCGACCTGGACGCCGACGGCGGCACCGTCGGGGTCACGCTGGAACGCGCGCTGGTCCGCAGCCGGGCCAAGCTGGAGTACGTCGGCGTGCAGGCAGCCGCCGACGCCGGCCGGCTGCCCGAGCCGATCGCCCTGCTGCCCGAGATCGGGGCCCTGCTCACCGCCCGTGGCCTGCGCCGGGGCGCGATCAACCTGCCACTGCCCGAGCAGGACGTGGAAGCCGACGGCGACGGCTGGCGGCTGGTGCTGCGCGGGCCGGTGCCGATGGAGGAGCACAACGCCCAGATCTCGCTGCTGACCGGGATGGCCGCCGCCGACATCATGCTGGCCGGGGAGATCGGCCTGCTGCGTACGATGCCGGCGCCGAAGCCCGAGGCGGTGGCCCGGCTGCGGGCCGCCGCCGCCCCGCTGGGCGTGCACTGGCCGGACGGGGCCGGCCCCGGCGAGGTGATCGCCGGCCTGGACCCTGCACAGCCCCGGTCGGCCGCCTTCGTCGACCAGGCCGCCGAGTTGATGCGCGGTGCCGCGTACACGGCCTTCGACGGCGCGTTGCCCGAGCAGCGCGAGCACGGCGGGGTCGCCGCCGCGTACGCCCATGTCACCGCGCCGTTGCGGCGACTGGCCGACCGGTACGCCACCGAGGTCTGCCTGGCTTTGCACGAGGGTCGGGCGGTGCCCGACTGGGCCCGCGCGGCGCTGCCCCGGCTGCCGGACGTGATGGCCAGCACCGACCGGGCCGCCTCGGCGGCCACTCGCGGTGCGATCGAGCTGGCCGAGGCGGTGCTGCTCCAGCACCGGGTGGGGGAGACCTTCGACGCGGCGGTGCTGGACGTGGACACGGCCCCGGACGGCAGGTCCCGCCCCGGTCGCCGGCCCGGCGGCACCGTGGCGCTGGACGACCCGCCGGTCCGCGCCCGCTGCCTCGGCGAGCTGCCGCTCGGCGAGCGGATCCGGGTCCGGCTGGTCACCGCCGACCCGGTCGCCCGCGCGGTGGCCTTCGAACGGGCCTGA
- a CDS encoding ArsI/CadI family heavy metal resistance metalloenzyme has product MSRVQLALRVSDLEGSVAFYSRLFNTEPAKRRPGYANFAIENPPLKLVLLEGEPEQPTVMDHLGVEVFSTDEVNAATKRLTDAGLITLEENSTECCYALQDKVWVRGPGNEPWEVYTVKADSDQLQKKTESACCTPAAELEPTSDGAASNCS; this is encoded by the coding sequence ATGTCCCGTGTCCAGCTCGCCCTGCGCGTGTCCGACCTCGAAGGTTCCGTCGCCTTCTACTCCAGGCTGTTCAACACCGAGCCGGCCAAGCGGCGCCCCGGCTACGCCAACTTCGCCATCGAGAACCCGCCACTGAAGCTCGTCCTGCTCGAAGGCGAGCCCGAGCAGCCCACCGTAATGGACCACCTGGGCGTCGAGGTGTTCAGCACCGACGAGGTCAACGCAGCCACGAAGCGGCTCACCGACGCAGGCCTGATCACCCTGGAGGAGAACAGCACCGAGTGCTGCTACGCCCTCCAGGACAAGGTCTGGGTGCGCGGTCCGGGCAACGAGCCCTGGGAGGTCTACACCGTCAAGGCCGACTCAGACCAGCTCCAGAAGAAGACCGAGAGCGCCTGCTGCACCCCGGCGGCCGAGTTGGAGCCGACCTCCGACGGAGCCGCGTCAAACTGCTCTTGA
- the panB gene encoding 3-methyl-2-oxobutanoate hydroxymethyltransferase, translating into MVESTPSEVTALYGGPVTRRVRTRDLITAKERGERWPMLTSYDQYTASIFDQAGIPVLLVGDSAANNVFGYETTVPVTAEELLPLVRAVVRATRHALVVGDLPFGSYEEGPTQALRTAVRFMKEGGCHAVKLEGGRRCAAQIAAITGAGIPVMAHIGFTPQSEHAIGGYRVQGRGDAADDVIADARAVAEAGAFAVVLEMVPGEVAKRITAELPIPTVGIGAGADTDAQVLVWQDMAGLRTGKAPRFVKRYADLAGALTDATRRFADEVRGGDFPAAEHTF; encoded by the coding sequence ATGGTGGAGTCCACCCCGTCCGAGGTGACCGCCCTCTACGGCGGCCCGGTCACCCGGCGGGTCCGCACCCGCGACCTGATCACCGCCAAGGAGCGCGGCGAGCGGTGGCCGATGCTCACCTCGTACGACCAGTACACCGCCTCGATCTTCGATCAGGCCGGCATCCCGGTGCTGCTGGTCGGCGACTCGGCGGCGAACAACGTCTTCGGCTACGAGACGACGGTGCCGGTGACCGCCGAGGAGTTGCTCCCGCTGGTCCGCGCGGTGGTCCGGGCGACCCGGCACGCGCTGGTCGTCGGCGACCTGCCGTTCGGCTCCTACGAGGAGGGTCCGACGCAGGCGCTGCGTACCGCCGTGCGGTTCATGAAGGAGGGTGGCTGCCACGCGGTGAAGCTGGAGGGCGGCCGGCGCTGCGCGGCGCAGATCGCCGCCATCACCGGCGCCGGCATCCCGGTGATGGCGCACATCGGCTTCACGCCGCAGAGCGAGCACGCCATCGGTGGCTACCGGGTGCAGGGGCGTGGCGACGCGGCCGACGACGTGATCGCCGACGCCCGTGCCGTGGCCGAGGCGGGCGCGTTCGCCGTGGTGCTGGAGATGGTGCCCGGCGAGGTGGCCAAGCGGATCACGGCGGAACTGCCGATCCCGACCGTGGGCATCGGCGCCGGCGCGGACACCGACGCCCAGGTGCTGGTCTGGCAGGACATGGCCGGCCTGCGTACCGGCAAGGCGCCGCGCTTCGTGAAGCGCTACGCCGACCTGGCGGGCGCGCTGACCGACGCGACCCGGCGCTTCGCCGACGAGGTCCGGGGCGGCGACTTCCCGGCCGCGGAACACACCTTCTGA
- a CDS encoding nucleotidyltransferase gives MTDLDPPLRRYLGDLVTAARDVLGDDLVGAYAAGSVGLGAYQPGRSDVDVALVSAEALDLTRKQELVARLRHEALPCPARGLELVVYRWKIARSGTPEAGFEVELNTGARMPFRATWAAADRPAEDGLFWYGLDRSILHQCGYALLGPPAAETFADLFPADLRRLLTDSLRWWLALPTPPGDGPAPGAEDAVLGACRSLVKVRHGVWLSKVDAGRRLVADGWPGDPTAGAERRVHGEPGDLIERSIAARAGGPPPGGPEARAFQRAVLNEISG, from the coding sequence ATGACTGACCTCGACCCGCCCCTGCGCCGCTACCTCGGCGACCTGGTCACCGCCGCCCGCGACGTCCTCGGCGACGACCTCGTCGGGGCGTACGCGGCCGGCTCCGTCGGGCTGGGCGCGTACCAGCCGGGACGCAGCGACGTCGACGTCGCGCTGGTCAGCGCCGAAGCCCTCGACCTCACGCGCAAACAGGAGTTGGTGGCGCGGCTGCGACACGAGGCGCTGCCCTGCCCCGCGCGCGGGCTGGAACTGGTCGTGTACCGGTGGAAGATCGCCCGCTCCGGCACACCGGAGGCCGGCTTCGAGGTCGAACTGAACACCGGCGCGCGGATGCCGTTCCGGGCAACGTGGGCCGCTGCCGACCGGCCGGCCGAGGACGGCCTGTTCTGGTACGGCCTGGACCGCAGCATCCTGCACCAGTGCGGGTACGCCCTGCTCGGGCCGCCGGCCGCCGAGACCTTCGCCGACCTCTTCCCCGCCGACCTGCGTCGCCTGCTGACCGACTCGCTGCGCTGGTGGCTGGCCCTGCCGACCCCGCCCGGCGACGGTCCCGCCCCCGGCGCCGAGGACGCGGTGCTCGGCGCCTGCCGTTCCCTGGTCAAGGTCCGCCACGGCGTCTGGCTGTCGAAGGTCGACGCCGGCCGTCGGCTGGTCGCCGACGGCTGGCCGGGCGACCCGACGGCAGGCGCCGAGCGCCGCGTCCACGGCGAGCCCGGCGACCTGATCGAACGGTCGATCGCGGCGCGGGCCGGCGGGCCACCGCCGGGCGGTCCCGAGGCCCGCGCCTTCCAACGAGCGGTGCTGAACGAGATCAGCGGGTGA
- the npdG gene encoding NADPH-dependent F420 reductase yields the protein MAYDASTLPDVSGLTVGIIGGTGDQGRGLAYRFARAGQTVLIGSRSAERAAQSAEEIAALPGVPAGAQVAGGGNEEVARRSDVVVIAVPWDGHAATVAALAEPLAGKIVVDCVNPLGFDKQGPYALTVAEGSAVQQAAGLLPDSRVCAAFNHVSAPLLADPEVDRIDLDVLICAEDRELVSVVAALAARIPGMRGIYAGRLRNAHQIEAFTANLIAINKRYKAHAGIRVTDL from the coding sequence ATGGCTTACGACGCGAGCACGCTGCCCGACGTGTCCGGGCTGACCGTCGGCATCATCGGCGGCACCGGCGACCAGGGGCGGGGCCTCGCCTACCGGTTCGCCCGGGCCGGCCAGACCGTGCTGATCGGGTCCCGTTCCGCCGAGCGGGCCGCGCAGTCCGCCGAGGAGATCGCGGCCCTGCCCGGTGTGCCCGCCGGGGCCCAGGTCGCCGGCGGCGGCAACGAGGAGGTGGCCCGACGCAGCGACGTGGTCGTCATCGCGGTGCCGTGGGACGGGCACGCCGCCACCGTCGCGGCGCTCGCCGAGCCGCTCGCCGGCAAGATCGTCGTCGACTGCGTCAACCCGCTCGGCTTCGACAAGCAGGGCCCGTACGCGCTCACGGTCGCCGAGGGCAGTGCCGTGCAGCAGGCCGCCGGACTGCTGCCCGACTCCCGGGTCTGCGCCGCGTTCAACCACGTCAGCGCGCCGCTGCTGGCCGACCCGGAGGTCGACCGGATCGATCTCGACGTGCTGATCTGCGCCGAGGACCGGGAGTTGGTCAGCGTGGTCGCCGCGCTCGCCGCGCGGATCCCCGGCATGCGTGGCATCTACGCCGGCCGGCTGCGTAACGCGCACCAGATCGAGGCGTTCACCGCCAACCTGATCGCCATCAACAAGCGCTACAAGGCGCACGCCGGCATCCGCGTCACCGACCTCTGA
- a CDS encoding AraC family transcriptional regulator, translated as MLERLNQAMEHIERYLEQPIEVAELARIAVTSEYHLRRLFSALAGVGLSEYIRRRRLTVAGAEVLAGERALLDVAVRYGYSSTEAFARAFHAVHGVGPGEARRTGAALRSQPRMSFRLVVEGSSSMRYRIVHKDEFQLVGRKARVPLVHEGMNPAIVAFVKGLAPETVRRIEALSDQEPQGIVNVSADVADSRAEGTELDYWYGVVTGADVPEDLDALEVPAGAWAVFETSGAFPQAVQYLWRDVFTQWFPSNPYRSRPGPEISRTRLSADGTEADAELWIPVEPVTR; from the coding sequence GTGCTGGAGCGGCTCAACCAGGCGATGGAACACATCGAGCGGTACCTCGAACAGCCGATCGAGGTGGCCGAGCTGGCGCGGATCGCGGTGACGTCGGAGTACCACCTCCGGCGGCTCTTCTCGGCGTTGGCGGGAGTCGGCCTGTCCGAGTACATCCGCCGCCGGCGGTTGACCGTCGCGGGCGCGGAGGTGCTCGCGGGGGAGCGGGCGCTGCTCGATGTCGCCGTCCGCTACGGCTACAGCTCGACCGAGGCGTTCGCCCGGGCGTTCCACGCCGTGCACGGCGTGGGCCCCGGCGAGGCCCGGCGTACGGGGGCCGCATTGCGCTCCCAGCCCCGGATGTCCTTCCGACTCGTCGTCGAAGGGAGCAGCAGCATGCGATACCGGATCGTGCACAAGGACGAGTTCCAGCTGGTGGGTCGTAAAGCCCGCGTACCGCTGGTGCACGAGGGGATGAACCCGGCGATCGTCGCCTTCGTCAAGGGCCTCGCGCCCGAGACGGTACGCCGGATCGAGGCGCTGTCCGACCAGGAGCCGCAGGGCATCGTGAACGTGAGCGCCGACGTGGCCGACAGTCGCGCGGAGGGCACCGAGCTGGACTACTGGTACGGCGTGGTGACCGGCGCGGACGTGCCGGAGGACCTGGACGCGCTGGAGGTGCCGGCGGGCGCCTGGGCGGTCTTCGAGACCTCCGGGGCGTTCCCGCAGGCGGTGCAGTACCTGTGGCGGGACGTGTTCACGCAGTGGTTCCCGTCCAACCCGTACCGCAGCCGACCGGGACCGGAGATCTCCCGTACCCGGCTGTCGGCGGACGGCACCGAGGCGGACGCCGAGCTGTGGATTCCGGTGGAGCCCGTCACCCGCTGA
- a CDS encoding NAD+ synthase, protein MPNLRLALCQVNPTVGDLAGNSGLVRDWTRRAADAGAQIVAFPEMMLTGYPVEDLVFRRSFVAASKAALRRLAADLDADGLGALPVLVGYLDADGPPQFSGDAEPGRGTRNAAALLHRGGIVATYFKHHLPNYGVFDEDRYFVSGDALTVVRVGGVDVALTICEDLWQAGGPFAAARQAGVGLVLTINGSPYELNKDDVRLPLVRRRAAEAGATVAYVNMVGGQDELVFEGDSMIVSADGALLTRAPQFVEHLLVHDVELPAAGEPAAPDQVLADEMRVVRAEAGDIPPAPDGPAATGGTIAPVADEAEVWQALVLGLRDYVNKNRFPSVVLGLSGGIDSAVVAALAVDALGPDRVVGVSLPSQHSSEHSREDAADLAKRTGLDYRVEPIQPMVDTFLANMSLSGVSVENLQARVRGVILMALSNQEGHLVLTTGNKSELAVGYSTLYGDSVGGFNPVKDVWKTLVWRLAKWRNADAARRGDTPPIPENSIGKPPSAELSPGQLDSDTLPDYDVLDPILIGYVDGDLGRDGLVASGHDPAVVDRVLRMVDTAEYKRRQSAPGTKISMKAFGRDRRLPITNRWREDG, encoded by the coding sequence ATGCCCAACCTGCGTCTCGCCCTGTGCCAGGTCAACCCGACCGTCGGCGACCTCGCCGGCAACTCCGGCCTGGTCCGTGACTGGACCCGTCGGGCCGCCGACGCCGGCGCCCAGATCGTCGCGTTCCCGGAGATGATGCTGACCGGCTACCCGGTCGAGGACCTGGTCTTCCGCCGGTCCTTCGTCGCCGCGTCGAAGGCCGCACTGCGACGCCTCGCCGCCGATCTCGACGCGGACGGGCTGGGCGCGCTCCCGGTGCTGGTCGGCTACCTGGACGCCGACGGCCCGCCGCAGTTCAGCGGCGACGCCGAGCCCGGTCGCGGCACCCGCAACGCGGCGGCCCTGCTGCACCGTGGCGGGATCGTCGCCACCTACTTCAAGCACCACCTGCCCAACTACGGGGTCTTCGACGAGGACCGCTACTTCGTCTCCGGCGACGCGCTGACCGTCGTCCGCGTCGGCGGGGTGGACGTCGCGCTGACCATCTGCGAGGACCTGTGGCAGGCCGGTGGCCCGTTCGCCGCCGCACGTCAGGCCGGGGTCGGCCTGGTCCTGACCATCAACGGCTCGCCGTACGAGCTGAACAAGGACGACGTCCGGCTGCCGCTGGTCCGCCGCCGGGCCGCCGAGGCCGGGGCGACCGTCGCGTACGTCAACATGGTCGGCGGCCAGGACGAGCTGGTCTTCGAGGGCGACTCGATGATCGTGAGCGCCGACGGCGCCCTGCTCACCCGGGCCCCGCAGTTCGTCGAGCACCTGCTGGTGCACGACGTGGAGCTGCCGGCGGCCGGGGAGCCGGCCGCCCCCGACCAGGTGCTGGCGGACGAGATGCGAGTGGTCCGCGCCGAGGCCGGCGACATCCCGCCGGCACCCGACGGGCCCGCCGCCACCGGCGGGACGATCGCCCCGGTGGCCGACGAGGCCGAGGTGTGGCAGGCGCTCGTGCTGGGTCTGCGCGACTACGTCAACAAGAACCGGTTCCCCTCGGTGGTGCTGGGCCTCTCCGGCGGCATCGACTCGGCGGTGGTGGCCGCGCTGGCCGTCGACGCGCTCGGGCCCGACCGGGTGGTCGGGGTGTCGCTGCCCAGCCAGCACTCCTCCGAGCACAGCCGGGAGGACGCGGCCGACCTGGCGAAGCGGACCGGGCTGGACTACCGGGTCGAGCCGATCCAGCCGATGGTGGACACCTTCCTGGCGAACATGTCGCTCTCCGGGGTCTCCGTGGAGAACCTCCAGGCGCGGGTACGCGGGGTGATCCTGATGGCGCTGTCGAACCAGGAGGGGCACCTGGTGCTGACCACCGGCAACAAGAGCGAGCTGGCGGTCGGCTACTCCACCCTCTACGGCGACTCGGTCGGCGGCTTCAACCCGGTCAAGGACGTCTGGAAGACGCTGGTCTGGCGGCTGGCGAAGTGGCGCAATGCCGACGCGGCCCGCCGGGGCGACACCCCGCCCATCCCGGAGAACTCGATCGGCAAGCCGCCGAGCGCCGAGCTGAGCCCGGGCCAGTTGGACAGCGACACCCTGCCCGACTACGACGTGCTGGACCCGATCCTGATCGGCTACGTCGACGGTGACCTGGGCCGGGACGGGCTGGTCGCATCCGGCCACGACCCGGCCGTCGTCGACCGGGTGCTGCGGATGGTGGATACCGCCGAGTACAAGCGCCGCCAGTCCGCTCCGGGCACGAAGATCTCGATGAAGGCGTTCGGGCGTGACCGGCGGCTGCCGATCACGAACCGGTGGCGCGAGGACGGCTGA
- a CDS encoding DUF7507 domain-containing protein, which yields MSKTSASLRRGGLYARLAVFALLASGLLLAGGSPAAAASTININPGHVPTTAASFTQNCDFHGGAYPDEDGWAFELPGAPDISGVFQTITTTFRTPTGATTRTIPTAPNSAIVRGPGTSKAWIRVPAGWTLTGASAVVSGTADSFVLRSTCMASSAPRPNSKLYLTKTGYPAKDVKAGDEVTYLYKVTNQSTGTTYPISKIAITDDTVTGITCEATWLAPKASTTCTGKYTVKKTDVKKGKIVNTAQATGWFDRQAVWSNKATFTVTTKPEPPKQVSLSIDKKARVESDCHKKCENDGYAAKGDKIFYTYRVTNTGTVTITHVGVHDRNAGRVVCNSGTLARGTSTDCHAVKPHVVTKADVKAGKVVNTARATGKFDGRYVASDPATVTVCIRHGKYDHRHDDKDGKHDKDGKHDKDQKELPVTGDSSNMALSLGGGLLAAGGLLLGASRIRRRAHVQI from the coding sequence ATGAGCAAGACCTCTGCGTCGCTCAGGCGAGGCGGCCTCTACGCGCGGCTGGCGGTGTTCGCGCTGCTGGCCAGTGGCCTGCTGCTCGCCGGCGGCTCGCCGGCCGCTGCCGCGTCGACGATCAACATCAACCCGGGGCACGTGCCGACGACGGCGGCTTCGTTCACCCAGAACTGCGACTTCCACGGCGGTGCCTACCCGGACGAGGACGGATGGGCGTTCGAACTGCCGGGCGCTCCCGACATCAGCGGCGTCTTCCAGACGATCACGACGACGTTCAGGACGCCGACCGGCGCCACCACGAGGACGATCCCCACCGCCCCCAACAGCGCCATCGTCAGGGGCCCGGGCACCAGCAAGGCGTGGATCCGGGTCCCGGCCGGCTGGACGTTGACCGGTGCCAGCGCGGTGGTCTCCGGTACCGCCGACTCCTTCGTGCTCAGGTCCACCTGCATGGCGTCGTCCGCCCCCCGGCCGAACTCGAAGCTGTACCTGACCAAGACCGGGTATCCGGCCAAGGACGTGAAAGCCGGTGATGAGGTCACCTACCTCTACAAGGTGACGAACCAGAGCACGGGCACGACCTACCCGATCAGCAAGATCGCCATCACCGACGACACGGTCACCGGTATCACCTGCGAGGCCACGTGGCTCGCGCCGAAGGCGAGCACCACCTGCACCGGCAAGTACACCGTCAAGAAGACCGACGTGAAGAAGGGCAAGATCGTCAACACCGCTCAGGCCACCGGGTGGTTCGACAGGCAGGCGGTGTGGTCCAACAAGGCGACGTTCACGGTGACCACCAAGCCGGAGCCGCCGAAGCAGGTCAGCCTGTCGATCGACAAGAAGGCCCGGGTCGAGTCGGACTGCCACAAGAAGTGTGAGAACGACGGCTACGCCGCCAAGGGCGACAAGATCTTCTACACCTACCGGGTGACGAACACCGGCACGGTCACCATCACCCACGTCGGCGTCCACGACCGGAACGCCGGACGCGTGGTCTGCAACAGCGGCACGCTGGCGCGCGGCACGAGCACCGACTGCCACGCCGTCAAGCCGCACGTGGTGACCAAGGCCGACGTCAAGGCCGGCAAGGTGGTCAACACGGCCCGGGCGACCGGCAAGTTCGACGGCAGGTACGTGGCCTCCGACCCGGCCACCGTCACCGTCTGCATCCGGCACGGCAAGTACGACCACCGGCACGACGACAAGGACGGCAAGCACGACAAGGACGGCAAGCACGACAAGGACCAGAAGGAGCTGCCGGTCACCGGTGACAGCTCCAACATGGCCCTCTCCCTCGGTGGCGGCCTGCTGGCCGCCGGTGGTCTCCTGCTGGGAGCCAGCCGGATCCGCCGCAGGGCGCACGTCCAGATCTGA
- a CDS encoding NUDIX hydrolase: MGVPDHILRLRERVGHDLLPLSSVSAVVCDDAGKLLLGRRADDGRWSVVSGIIEPGEQPATAVVREVREETGVQVEPVRLSSVVSHPHTYPNGDRCEFLNLGFRCRLVGGTARVNDDESVAVGWFPPDRLPALDRHARLVVAHALGDEATAWFLPAGTGWAESDD; the protein is encoded by the coding sequence ATGGGCGTTCCGGACCACATCCTGCGGCTGCGCGAACGCGTCGGCCACGACCTGCTCCCGCTGTCGAGCGTCAGCGCGGTGGTGTGCGACGACGCCGGCAAGCTGCTGCTCGGCAGGCGCGCCGACGACGGCCGCTGGTCGGTGGTCAGCGGCATCATCGAGCCGGGCGAGCAGCCGGCCACGGCGGTGGTCCGCGAGGTGCGGGAGGAGACCGGCGTGCAGGTCGAGCCGGTCCGGCTGAGCAGCGTCGTCTCGCACCCGCACACCTACCCCAACGGCGACCGCTGCGAGTTCCTCAACCTCGGCTTCCGCTGCCGGCTGGTCGGCGGCACCGCCCGGGTCAACGACGACGAGTCGGTGGCCGTGGGCTGGTTCCCGCCGGACCGGCTGCCCGCGCTGGACCGGCACGCCCGACTGGTCGTCGCGCACGCCCTCGGTGACGAGGCGACCGCCTGGTTCCTGCCCGCCGGCACGGGCTGGGCCGAGTCCGATGACTGA